From Schistocerca americana isolate TAMUIC-IGC-003095 chromosome 9, iqSchAmer2.1, whole genome shotgun sequence, the proteins below share one genomic window:
- the LOC124551264 gene encoding proteasomal ATPase-associated factor 1-like: protein MPANRKIPHIAIQNDWNIALQNENGTAWCSFKYIGETSVQCTIKNVGRDGKAFEVTPNELSVNRISATVIQVTHPESNTVCFFKSPDSEFLNIHKKSVVSLDVSPGGLGVSVCTENKLLVWETSTGDVRRVLEGHAGDVYKCALFPSGIVVLSGGADMVLKIWSAETGQCPVTLRGHTAAVTDFCIVDKGKNIISVSKDGTAKLWSCGQAACLGTVVKLDGDINCCNISVAEEGLDLGERTDPLQEHEVGTQNKILLVGCESGIVCCVSVYSKKKFFSVKSPSAVNSVKFHTKSNVLVGCQDGSIHLYNLKTSECILTLMESCSPVLSLLTLDSGAVFVGRADGTCICYRSVAQDNESTARRLQFTGSDFDPIYGICSDGKKIYTACRDGVIRSYKLTGELDMMFKSTYT, encoded by the coding sequence ATGCCAGCGAATAGGAAAATACCACATATTGCTATACAAAATGATTGGAACATTGCCTTGCAAAATGAAAATGGTACTGCATGGTGTAGTTTCAAATACATTGGGGAAACTAGCGTACAGTGTACGATTAAAAACGTAGGAAGGGATGGGAAAGCATTTGAAGTTACGCCTAATGAACTCTCCGTTAATAGGATATCTGCTACTGTAATTCAGGTAACCCATCCTGAATCTAACACCGTGTGTTTCTTCAAATCTCCTGACTCAGAGTTCTTGAACATTCACAAGAAGAGCGTTGTTTCATTAGATGTTTCTCCTGGCGGTTTGGGCGTCTCCGTTTGTACAGAAAACAAGTTACTCGTTTGGGAGACAAGCACGGGAGATGTAAGGCGTGTGCTGGAAGGTCATGCAGGAGATGTTTATAAGTGTGcgttgtttccttcaggaattgtcGTTCTCTCGGGCGGTGCTGACATGGTGTTGAAAATTTGGTCTGCAGAGACTGGACAGTGCCCTGTGACCCTGCGTGGACACACAGCAGCAGTGACAGACTTCTGCATCGTCGACAAAGGAAAGAACATTATTTCTGTTTCGAAAGATGGCACGGCGAAGCTCTGGAGCTGTGGACAAGCAGCATGTCTTGGTACGGTTGTCAAGTTGGATGGAGACATAAATTGCTGCAATATTTCGGTCGCAGAGGAGGGCTTGGACCTTGGAGAACGCACTGATCCGTTGCAGGAACATGAAGTTGGTACACAAAATAAGATTTTATTGGTTGGATGTGAAAGTGGCATTGTTTGCTGCGTTTCAGTTTATAGTAAGAAGAAATTTTTCTCGGTTAAAAGCCCATCTGCCGTAAATAGcgttaaatttcatacaaaaagtaaTGTCTTAGTTGGGTGCCAGGATGGCAGCATTCACCTTTACAACTTAAAAACATCAGAATGTATCCTGACATTAATGGAATCGTGTAGCCCTGTCCTCAGTCTGTTGACTCTTGATAGTGGTGCTGTATTTGTTGGCAGGGCAGATGGCACATGCATATGCTACAGGAGTGTTGCACAAGACAATGAATCTACTGCCAgaagacttcagtttactggttcTGACTTTGATCCTATATATGGCATTTGTTCTGATGGCAAAAAAATATACACTGCTTGTCGTGATGGTGTTATTAGAAGTTATAAACTTACAGGTGAATTGGACATGATGTTTAAAAGTACTTATACATGA